TGGATCTCTCCGAAGCCTTGTCCACGCGGATAATACGACCGTCAAATCTGGAGGTAGGGTAAGTATTTAGATCCAACAGGGTCACCCAGCTGATAGTATGGTCTGGCACGTACTCTTGGTTGTTCATGTTATCCATGGCAGTTTGCGCCTCAGCTTCATTGGAGAACCGGACGAAACCGAATCCACGGCTGCGCAGAGTGTCATGGTCCTTGACAACGACCTGATATATGTGAATACTGGCTCTTCTTTCGCAAAAGGAGAGGGGGGAGGACGGCGTGAAGCTGGAACTCCAGACACGATACGTACAGCTTCTTCGATGGCTCCGAACTGCGAGAACCCCTCGCGTAGAGTATCATCGGTGGTGTGCCATGCGAGGCCGCTAGTTGGGTGGTTTGTGTCAGTTGGGGGCGTCATCGACCCGATGAAAAGGGAGATTCATTGAGGGTAGGTGATGACCAAAAGAGACGGATAGACAGACCCAATGAATAGCTTGGCCATATTGAAGTTCCGCTAAGTGGGTGAGCTGGAGGGGCAGTCAGTTGTCTGGCACCGGAGGCTGAATTCAATAGCTGCAATCACCAGATGGGCGCAACAGAGTTTAGGACAGAAAGCGAGAACAGCAGATCAGGCCGTGATGAGGGgatgggagaaggaagatgaaaCTCCGGGAAGGAAAAGAATTTAGTCAAGAGGGGTGGCACTAGTTGGACTGGGGACGGAAGTGTTGTGTCAAGCCCACTTGCTCAATTATTTATTCACTGCGCTGTTGAGCGACGCGGTGCAGGGAAAACTCCGCCCTCGAATTACAACTTACAGTCAGTCGATGTCGGCGCGCGGACTGTGGACACGGGGAGGAAGCTACAGGAGGGTTCCGGCGACTGTCTGCAGTGCCAATCTGCGCAGGAATCGATACCCTCCACGGATGAGGCGAAAGGCAGACACCGGAGCACGAAAGCACAGTCCGGCAGAGCgggggaagaggattggCGGCACAGCGGCGCAAGTGCTGTGATGGGATGCAGAGATAGCCAAGTCACATCTTGGAGGGGTTGCTCAGTCCTTTTTCGCCAATAGCCTCAGAGCGTTTTGCCCAGGTGGCCTTTTTCCTGGCTCGCCGCAAGAACTGCGACGAATCGGCGGGCGACGAAGGGGGGATTTCTCATGTCTTGGTAGTAAGGCGACGTCGAGATAGCGGGGTTGGCTCCCGTTCTGAACCTCTGGCTGTTTCCTCTTTCCCCTTTTGTTCTCCGTGCTGCCACTGGCCGCCGTCGCTTTTCTCGGTTCGTCGTAGTGGCGCGCACTAGCTGCGACTAAGCCTGCACATGCAGCTCAAGTCAGATTTTATCGCTATCAAGCTGCAAACTTTATGCTGCCCAAATGGCTCTTGCTCCTGTCTAGGCCCTGGCGGGGAGGCTAGACCACGCTGGCGAAACGGCATTGCTCTCTGTATACAGCATATATTTCAATGCATCCTCACGTCGAAATTTCATAGATTTCACCTTCCCTGCCCATTTCCTCCCCGGATTGAGGAATTTGCGCAAAGTAAATCTGATTGATTGCAGAGAAGTCATGATAGGGTTCAAATCAACTCATCTAGCATCATGGAAAACAGCTCAATCGGGTGCAACCAGTCCAATGGCTGGAGGCACAAACAGCAACCTGTTGGTAAACAGCTCTTTCCCCCGTTCGCGTTTAGCACTCTCTTCTCACGCACTCTCTCATGTTCGCTTTATAAACACTTGACTCTTCCTGATTATTTCCATCAATCCCATCAACCGACATGCTGTTATGGAACATGGATGAAGCAAGCAGGAAGTTgattctccagctcctgatGCAAGATGCACTGGAGGAGTCCAACAGGCACAAGGGAAAACAGAGGGCTGGGGTGTTTACAGACGGTGAGTTGGCTATGCAAGAGTGGTCTGGTCAGCTCAACCAGTCCTCCATATTTATTCAGGATCACCAAATGGCGTTAAGCATGGCCAATGCCGTATCTGGAGATGGCGTCGCTCTCACTCTTGCAGCCCAGGAAGAGGACAGAGCGTTTGCAGACCGAAAGCTGGCTTTCCAACTCGCTGGCAAAACCCCGCCGGCACATGAACAGCCCTCGGCGCACGAACAACCTTTGAGGCTCGTTGATACTGTGTTCTCTGAAGGATTCGCTTCTCAGATAGATGCCCAAAACGAATTCTTGAGGGAAAACCACCCTAACAAAAGACGCTGCGTGGCCGAAAGTTCCAAGGCCGCCGAGAGTCGTCAATTTATTACTGTAGTGCAGGCTGAGTGCGCGGCTTGCAACGACAAAAAGGCTGCTTACGACATGATTCAGGCATATTGCCCACATTGGTTCTGCAAAGACTGCATAACTCACTTGGTTAAGGACGCCCTCAAAGACCAGTCGCTCTTCCCTCCTAGATGCTGCCGCATACCAATACCTCCATCAGAGTTGAAGAAACACATCGATGCGGGACTTGTCAGGAgctttgaagagaaagaaattgAAAACAATGACCCTTACAGAACCTACTGTTCAAACGCCCATTGTGCGAAATATATTCCACCTCCACAAGTGGTGGGATATGTCGGCAGTTGCCACACATGCCACGCGAGAACATGCACATTGTGCAAACGACTTGCCCATGACGGCCCATGTCTTGACGAAGAGACTGAAATAATGGAATTAGCGAAGCAGTCTGGATGGCAACAGTGCCCCAAATGCCATCATCTCATTGAATTGAATACCGGCTGCAACCATATCACGTAAGAAAATTAAGGGTACTTCtatagtattatactaactttGCCTACCCGCCTAGATGTCGCTGCCGGTATGAATTTTGTTACCTTTGCACTGCGAAGTGGAAAAACTGCGGCTGTGCAAGGTGGGATGAGGACAGACTATATGATAGGGCTCGCGTGGTTGCAGCTCGAAATGCTGAGAGGCCACCTGCACAAGAAGATGTTAGGGAAGTGATAGAAAGGATAAGAGGGACACCCTGCCGGCATCAACATGCCCCCGTTTGGAGACGCGTCGAGGCCCCGGAcattgatgacgaggatgaagatagcggcgaggaagacagcgacgacgacggcttTGAGTGTGAGATTTGCGGCGACGTGCTTCCGAATTTTATAATGGAATGCCCTAACTGTGAGCTCCGGGCATGCCTGCGCTGCAAACAGCACCGCCTGTAGATGCAATGAGATGCTGCTCGAACTTCGAAAACATCCACTTGCTAGGATCTGACTGGGGATGCTTGGGAGGCGAACAGAATAGCGACGCGATTTATATGTATGATTATCTCTCTTATGGATTCTGCTTATGGCAAGGCTTCATCTCGTTCTGGAGCGATGTTTTATACAATACTGGACCTGCCCAATGAATAAATAGGAAGTTCTATGGGGCCGATTATTTACTACTATCAATCGTAATTATTAGGAAAGGTTGGTTACTTAGGTACTTCCCACTTATCCGACGTCACTGCTGCCGTAACTTTAGTAGCCCGTACTTCCTTCCTTGTCTTTTAACGACCCGGTTTGTTTACATTCCCTTTCGCACCCCGCCCACGTCATTGCTGATATCTACCTACTAGTCAGTATCATGAGACGATAGATCAGCGGCCAATATAGCTCAAGTGTTGATAGACCACAGTTTTCGGCTTTATGGTTGTCGCCGACGAGAGGAGATTCCTTAGCTGGCTGTCGCAATTGCACGAAGCGGAGCCGGTCATTCCACAGAGCGACAAGCAGCCCTCTGCAAGATTCATTTATGATGGTACGCTCGTTCGAGTCCAAACGGAGGCCTTATTATACATTTCAGACCTCTTTTGACTCGCGTTAATAGGGATTCCCATTGAAAAGCAGATCCTTGACGCAAGCCTCATTCCTCAAAGGCGATCACCAcgagcaagaagatggcAGCAGACCCGTATTGAGCTCAAGGACTTTGAACAGCCATATTTATCGAGGCCCACAACAAAATCAACTGAATCTGGGATTTCAAGAATAGAGAGGAACGGGTATAAACGCCTTCCAAGAGCGAAGACCAAAAAGGACCGGTACGAATATAAAGGCAAGAGTTTGGTGAAGAACGATAGAAGTACAACCGTACAAACAAAGAAGCCACCGAGACAAAAGAGGAAACATACCATCAACGAGGATTTTCAGGCTTCGAATGTGCCATCGAGCCGCTTGACGGTACCTACCTATAAGGCGATCTGGAAGAGACAATGTTGACCCTGGTTTAGCTTCATTCTGCTACGAATTTGGGGATTTTCAACAGGGGCAAAAGGTCATCTCCAGTCAAGACTCGCGGTAAGAATACCAATTTCAACTACGGGAACTTTTATACTTATTCATATGCCTGTTGTCTAGTGCCAGATCAGGGCTTCTCCGAGACTGAGTTCCTGAGCAAAAGGCCTATTGGCATACAAGCAAATGGCCTTCTTCACAATGAGAAAACAAAGTTCCTCGAGTACGACCTTGGAATAGAAAGTATCGGCCAAGCCCATAGTGAAATTGGAGGAACTCTTGAGCAACAGCCACAAGCTGAGAACATAACATTGGATTTTGATGATCCTGCTATACGATATGTGCCTGGCAAACAAGCAGAGACAAGTAGTGACCAACTATTCTGTTATGGGAAAGAGCAAAAAGGCCCCAGCGAGAAACCCAAGGTCTACCCCCCGATGGAACAGGAATCGCGATCAGCTGCAGACATCGTAGCTGAATCTAGCACCATGAGACTGTTAGACTTCAATATGCACTCATCGAATGCAAATGCTACCGCAAATCCGGAAAAGGTATACTGGACCCTAGAGGATCTCAAGAGTATTATGCAGCAAAGGATATCTTCATGGAAGTCAGAAGACGAAGGCAGTACGACGACTCCTGGTTCTCGGCTGCAGATAAGCTCACGAAAACGGAAGAATACCTCGTCCCAGGACAAGGAAAACATCCATGAAAAGTtttcgaaaagaagaaaaaccCAGGGATATGGTCAGAGGTTCGAACTCGACCCGAGTGACAGAAGTACGTGTCCTCGAACGGCAGCTTTGGAACCTTGCTCATTTTCTGGCTCGTGCATTGATCTTCCTCTCGGGAAGCCTCTTCCTGCGCACGGGCAGAC
The nucleotide sequence above comes from Aspergillus puulaauensis MK2 DNA, chromosome 3, nearly complete sequence. Encoded proteins:
- a CDS encoding BRcat and Rcat domain-containing protein (COG:O;~EggNog:ENOG410QE9I;~InterPro:IPR002867,IPR017907,IPR031127,IPR044066, IPR013083;~PFAM:PF01485;~go_function: GO:0004842 - ubiquitin-protein transferase activity [Evidence IEA];~go_process: GO:0016567 - protein ubiquitination [Evidence IEA]), producing MLLWNMDEASRKLILQLLMQDALEESNRHKGKQRAGVFTDGELAMQEWSGQLNQSSIFIQDHQMALSMANAVSGDGVALTLAAQEEDRAFADRKLAFQLAGKTPPAHEQPSAHEQPLRLVDTVFSEGFASQIDAQNEFLRENHPNKRRCVAESSKAAESRQFITVVQAECAACNDKKAAYDMIQAYCPHWFCKDCITHLVKDALKDQSLFPPRCCRIPIPPSELKKHIDAGLVRSFEEKEIENNDPYRTYCSNAHCAKYIPPPQVVGYVGSCHTCHARTCTLCKRLAHDGPCLDEETEIMELAKQSGWQQCPKCHHLIELNTGCNHITCRCRYEFCYLCTAKWKNCGCARWDEDRLYDRARVVAARNAERPPAQEDVREVIERIRGTPCRHQHAPVWRRVEAPDIDDEDEDSGEEDSDDDGFECEICGDVLPNFIMECPNCELRACLRCKQHRL
- a CDS encoding uncharacterized protein (COG:S;~EggNog:ENOG410PU30); this encodes MVVADERRFLSWLSQLHEAEPVIPQSDKQPSARFIYDGIPIEKQILDASLIPQRRSPRARRWQQTRIELKDFEQPYLSRPTTKSTESGISRIERNGYKRLPRAKTKKDRYEYKGKSLVKNDRSTTVQTKKPPRQKRKHTINEDFQASNVPSSRLTLHSATNLGIFNRGKRSSPVKTRVPDQGFSETEFLSKRPIGIQANGLLHNEKTKFLEYDLGIESIGQAHSEIGGTLEQQPQAENITLDFDDPAIRYVPGKQAETSSDQLFCYGKEQKGPSEKPKVYPPMEQESRSAADIVAESSTMRLLDFNMHSSNANATANPEKVYWTLEDLKSIMQQRISSWKSEDEGSTTTPGSRLQISSRKRKNTSSQDKENIHEKFSKRRKTQGYGQRFELDPSDRSTCPRTAALEPCSFSGSCIDLPLGKPLPAHGQTDYAMEGNSFQPQRPCPGRGVGFVYGEDALFISQAFDAAYDAIMRSEPDAPLDASECVPTIKATTSNNDGNVPLHSPWEWGLKDEEMFNLSHIGQETLLAGQEASETAIYTPASGNYERYLSYSGGPCANQEGLLPMEKVSSMDSGQVREWKGPDANKLDYVTIDPMKNFWRQNKLY
- a CDS encoding RNA recognition motif domain-containing protein (COG:A;~EggNog:ENOG410PQQ1;~InterPro:IPR000504,IPR012677,IPR035979;~PFAM:PF00076;~go_function: GO:0003676 - nucleic acid binding [Evidence IEA]); its protein translation is MAKLFIGGLAWHTTDDTLREGFSQFGAIEEAVVVKDHDTLRSRGFGFVRFSNEAEAQTAMDNMNNQEFDGRIIRVDKASERSNPRNGGFQGRGGYNRPDRPEGQTYRGGGAGGWRNQ